The following coding sequences are from one Microbacterium sp. SORGH_AS_0969 window:
- a CDS encoding NAD(P)-dependent oxidoreductase produces MTGVVLVTSRSFGSGEYDPGAVLAEAGYRVVRAGSSHDLEELAPLLAEADGWIAGTGPVTAPHLDLAPKLRGIARYGVGVDNVDLAAAAARGIPVTNTPGANSAAVAEHTLALLLTALRGIPAADRRVRAGDWSGKPARELSALTVGVVGLGRIGRLVTERLRAFGATVLGADPWVDARDPLFEAVERADTETLSTRCDVVTLHAPGGQKVIDERWLAAADRPVLLVNTARADLVDEEAVARAARRGRVAAYAADTLAIESTGDAASPLLADDLADRVIVTAHLGAQTREGVDGMGRMAVNDMVALLRGQTPAHPVPA; encoded by the coding sequence GTGACCGGGGTCGTGCTGGTCACCTCCCGCTCGTTCGGGTCGGGCGAGTACGACCCCGGAGCGGTCCTCGCGGAGGCGGGATACCGCGTCGTCCGCGCCGGCTCGTCGCACGACCTCGAGGAGCTCGCTCCCCTGCTCGCCGAGGCCGACGGGTGGATCGCCGGCACCGGCCCGGTCACCGCGCCCCACCTCGACCTCGCCCCGAAGCTGAGGGGGATCGCTCGCTACGGCGTCGGCGTCGACAACGTCGACCTGGCTGCGGCCGCGGCGCGCGGCATCCCGGTCACGAACACTCCCGGCGCGAACTCGGCCGCGGTGGCCGAGCACACCCTCGCCCTCCTCCTGACGGCCCTGCGGGGCATCCCGGCCGCCGATCGTCGCGTGCGCGCGGGCGACTGGTCGGGAAAGCCCGCGCGAGAGCTGTCGGCGCTGACCGTCGGGGTGGTCGGACTGGGCCGGATCGGACGCCTCGTGACCGAACGCCTGCGCGCGTTCGGTGCCACGGTCCTCGGGGCCGACCCGTGGGTCGACGCCCGCGATCCGCTGTTCGAGGCCGTGGAGCGCGCCGACACCGAGACACTCTCGACCCGCTGCGATGTTGTGACACTACATGCGCCGGGCGGGCAGAAGGTCATTGATGAGCGGTGGCTCGCCGCCGCCGACCGGCCCGTCCTGCTCGTGAACACGGCTCGCGCCGACCTCGTCGACGAGGAGGCCGTCGCCCGCGCCGCCCGGCGTGGACGCGTGGCCGCCTACGCCGCCGACACCCTCGCGATCGAGTCGACCGGTGACGCGGCGTCGCCCCTCTTGGCCGACGACCTGGCCGACCGCGTGATCGTCACCGCCCATCTCGGCGCGCAGACCCGCGAGGGCGTCGACGGCATGGGGCGAATGGCGGTGAACGACATGGTCGCGCTCCTGCGCGGGCAGACTCCCGCTCACCCCGTGCCCGCATGA
- a CDS encoding phosphotriesterase: protein MSGFVRSVIGDLAPDALGTVDYHEHLFQVSPLLPDDDLDDEEASTEETRQFAASGFHTLVDATPLGLGRRPAAARRIAEATGVAVVLTTGLHRREHYGDGHPLLSADVDTLAAAFEDDLVRGAAEPGGERDPAVRAGVLKAGMGYWRLDAIARRSIEAIGRAHAATGAPVMVHLEHGTAAFEALEALASVGVRADRVALAHVDRNPDPGLHAELAATGAFLGYDGPARAREHPDSVVLACLIATAAAGGGDRILLGGDVARRTRYVAYGGMPGLRYLGDRFVPRLRAEGGADLADAVLRRNPAAWLTWR, encoded by the coding sequence ATGAGCGGGTTCGTCCGGTCCGTCATCGGCGACCTCGCCCCCGACGCGCTCGGCACCGTCGACTACCACGAGCACCTCTTCCAGGTCTCGCCTCTGCTGCCCGACGACGATCTCGACGACGAGGAGGCCAGCACCGAGGAGACCCGCCAGTTCGCGGCATCCGGATTCCACACCCTCGTGGATGCCACACCCCTGGGCCTCGGCCGTCGCCCCGCCGCCGCGCGTCGCATCGCGGAGGCCACCGGGGTCGCCGTCGTGCTCACCACCGGCCTGCACCGCCGCGAGCACTACGGAGACGGACATCCGCTCCTCTCGGCGGACGTCGACACACTCGCCGCGGCGTTCGAGGACGACCTGGTGCGGGGAGCTGCGGAGCCCGGCGGCGAGCGCGACCCCGCGGTGCGCGCGGGCGTCCTCAAGGCCGGGATGGGCTACTGGCGACTGGATGCCATCGCCCGACGTTCGATCGAGGCGATCGGCCGCGCGCACGCGGCGACCGGCGCTCCGGTCATGGTGCACCTCGAGCACGGAACCGCGGCCTTCGAGGCGCTGGAGGCGCTCGCATCCGTCGGCGTGCGGGCCGACCGCGTCGCCCTGGCGCACGTCGATCGCAATCCCGACCCCGGGCTGCACGCCGAGCTCGCTGCCACGGGAGCCTTCCTCGGCTACGACGGACCCGCTCGCGCGCGAGAGCACCCCGACTCCGTGGTGCTCGCGTGTCTGATCGCCACCGCCGCGGCCGGAGGCGGGGACCGCATCCTGCTGGGCGGCGACGTCGCTCGCCGCACCCGCTACGTCGCCTACGGCGGCATGCCGGGGCTGCGCTACCTCGGCGACCGCTTCGTCCCGCGCCTGCGCGCCGAGGGCGGCGCCGACCTGGCCGACGCGGTCCTGCGCCGCAACCCCGCCGCCTGGCTCACTTGGCGCTGA
- a CDS encoding glucose-6-phosphate isomerase family protein, with product MCAAARLAEPARLTVDIARGLLAGGSERYEKHLPDLAGVYRDDAAYAEAITRDGGEPVYWVESSTPETGRGALTIGLSVLRPGRIGDEFAMTRGHLHAQAEFAELYYGVAGSGVMLLESVEGESRALPIAPGVVVHVPGGWIHRSVNVGDDTLVTLFTYATEAGQDYGIIADAGGMRQLVVADGDDWTTRPNPDHGGYRA from the coding sequence ATGTGCGCCGCTGCACGACTGGCCGAACCGGCCCGGCTGACCGTCGATATCGCCCGTGGCCTCCTCGCCGGAGGATCCGAGCGCTACGAGAAGCACCTGCCCGACCTCGCGGGCGTCTATCGCGATGACGCGGCCTACGCCGAAGCGATCACCCGCGACGGCGGCGAGCCGGTCTACTGGGTCGAGAGCAGCACCCCCGAGACCGGGCGCGGAGCGCTCACCATCGGCCTGAGCGTCCTCCGTCCCGGCCGGATCGGCGACGAGTTCGCGATGACGCGAGGGCACCTGCACGCGCAGGCCGAGTTCGCCGAGCTCTACTACGGCGTCGCCGGTTCCGGCGTGATGCTGCTCGAGTCGGTCGAGGGCGAGTCCCGCGCTCTGCCCATCGCTCCCGGCGTCGTCGTCCACGTCCCCGGCGGCTGGATCCACCGCAGCGTGAACGTCGGCGACGACACGCTCGTGACGCTCTTCACCTACGCCACCGAGGCCGGTCAGGACTACGGGATCATCGCCGACGCCGGAGGCATGCGACAGCTCGTCGTGGCCGACGGTGACGACTGGACGACCCGCCCGAACCCCGACCACGGAGGCTACCGTGCCTGA
- the deoC gene encoding deoxyribose-phosphate aldolase, translating to MPDPGPVLADLARHIDISCVQAQHARADIDELVRQAVAGGFVSAHVLPEWLGYLRERLEGTGVLAGSPVSFPSGGATTATKVAEASELLDLGAQELDVVVAIGRLRSGDDAYVTNELAAIVEVVDGRVPLRAILEVGRLDDDDIRRGVDAAIEAGVPWIKTGTGWSGVATTIEHIRLIADRADGRAALKAAGGIRDLDTVRTMAELGVTRFGMNATAALAAVAATKDQR from the coding sequence GTGCCTGATCCCGGTCCCGTCCTCGCGGACCTCGCCCGACACATCGACATCAGCTGCGTCCAAGCGCAGCACGCGCGCGCCGACATCGACGAGCTCGTGCGCCAGGCGGTGGCGGGCGGTTTCGTCAGCGCCCACGTCCTCCCCGAGTGGCTCGGGTACCTGCGCGAACGCCTGGAGGGCACGGGCGTCCTCGCCGGCTCGCCGGTGTCGTTCCCGAGCGGCGGTGCCACGACCGCGACGAAGGTGGCCGAGGCATCCGAGCTCCTCGACCTCGGCGCTCAAGAGCTCGACGTCGTCGTCGCGATCGGACGCCTGCGCTCCGGAGACGACGCCTACGTGACGAACGAGCTCGCCGCGATCGTCGAGGTCGTCGACGGCCGCGTGCCGCTGCGCGCGATCCTCGAAGTCGGCCGCCTCGACGACGACGACATCCGGCGGGGGGTGGATGCCGCCATCGAGGCGGGCGTGCCCTGGATCAAGACGGGCACCGGCTGGTCGGGCGTTGCGACCACGATCGAGCACATCCGACTGATCGCCGACCGGGCCGACGGTCGCGCAGCGCTCAAGGCCGCGGGAGGAATCCGCGACCTCGACACCGTCCGAACGATGGCCGAGCTCGGCGTCACCCGATTCGGCATGAATGCCACGGCCGCGCTGGCCGCGGTCGCCGCCACGAAGGACCAACGATGA
- a CDS encoding shikimate dehydrogenase — translation MTFPTLTASTLRPATAPTLYFIGVTTGSSSIQHVFPRWAAHLGLQDAVLQGIDLPLHAPADDYRAVVQFIADDPLSLGALVTTHKIDLFAACRDLFDEIDAFAELMGETSCISKRDGRLICHAKDPISSGLALDAFLPAGFWSRGPADALCLGAGGSSIAISWYLSRQERGLDRPARVIVTNRSAARLDHLREIHASLPTDTLFEYHLTPTPADNARVLADLAPRSLVVNATGLGKDAPGSPLPDDAVFPLDGVAWDLNYRGDLVFLDQAREQSAERRLRVEDGWIYFVHGWTQVIAEVFDIEIPTSGPSFERLSELALATR, via the coding sequence ATGACGTTTCCCACCCTCACCGCCTCGACCCTGCGTCCGGCGACGGCCCCTACGCTCTACTTCATCGGCGTCACGACGGGGAGTTCCTCGATCCAGCACGTCTTCCCCCGGTGGGCCGCGCACCTCGGATTGCAGGATGCCGTGCTGCAGGGCATCGACCTGCCCCTGCACGCACCCGCCGACGACTACCGCGCAGTCGTGCAGTTCATCGCGGACGACCCCCTGAGCCTCGGGGCCCTGGTCACCACGCACAAGATCGATCTCTTCGCCGCGTGCCGCGACCTCTTCGACGAGATCGACGCCTTCGCCGAGCTGATGGGTGAGACGAGCTGCATCTCCAAGCGCGACGGCCGGCTCATCTGCCACGCGAAGGACCCGATCTCGAGCGGTCTCGCCCTCGACGCCTTCCTACCGGCCGGGTTCTGGTCGCGCGGTCCCGCCGACGCGCTCTGCCTCGGCGCGGGCGGATCGTCGATCGCGATCAGCTGGTACCTGTCTCGGCAGGAGCGGGGCCTCGACCGGCCCGCGCGGGTCATCGTGACGAACCGCTCGGCGGCGCGCCTGGACCACCTGCGCGAGATCCACGCGTCGCTGCCGACCGACACGCTCTTCGAGTACCACCTCACCCCCACCCCGGCCGACAACGCCCGCGTGCTCGCCGACCTGGCGCCGCGCTCGCTGGTCGTCAACGCGACCGGCCTCGGCAAGGACGCCCCGGGCTCCCCCCTTCCCGACGACGCCGTCTTCCCCCTCGACGGGGTCGCGTGGGATCTCAACTACCGCGGCGATCTCGTCTTCCTCGACCAGGCGCGGGAGCAGAGCGCCGAGCGCCGCCTCCGGGTCGAGGATGGGTGGATCTATTTCGTGCACGGATGGACGCAGGTCATCGCCGAGGTCTTCGACATCGAGATCCCGACGTCGGGCCCCTCTTTCGAGCGGCTGAGCGAGCTCGCCCTGGCCACCCGCTGA
- a CDS encoding FGGY-family carbohydrate kinase has product MGPLALALDLGTGGCKASLWSAKGRSVAETVVSYPTRHPGPGRAEQRPEEWWDAVVSATREVVAQTPGAREAVIGIALSGQSLGVVQVDAAGELVARDTPIWSDTRGRTEDVFAHLDEDAWYLRTGNGFGAQLYPVFKAQTMRTEDPEGWARTRSLLGSKDWITLRLTGEVATDHSMASGSGAYDLTRGDYDDAILDAAELDRSLLPVPRESSDVVGTLRADAAEALGLPAGVPVHAGAVDNAAMALGSRGTTDGRIYAALGSSSWMTVTASAPVLDVETRPYVFRHAVPGLYISALSTFSSGTTLTWLRDVMRPGADIGAFIDGAAASPRGARGAVFVPTLAGGTPLEGGSGVRGLLAGVELGTDADDLVRACLEGVAFALDRSLRHIRTLSGLPSDTDLLVSGGGSRSAVWNRIYADVLDTPLVRTTVDQQAATLGAAALVFAGSGVWPSLAAADDAHEVVDRVIPDPDGVRAYAALRDRYTAAADAAVVFARSTPSQENA; this is encoded by the coding sequence ATGGGTCCTCTCGCTCTCGCTCTCGACCTCGGTACCGGGGGGTGTAAAGCGTCTCTCTGGTCGGCCAAGGGCCGCTCGGTCGCCGAGACGGTCGTGTCGTATCCGACGCGGCATCCCGGTCCCGGCCGTGCCGAGCAGCGGCCGGAGGAGTGGTGGGATGCCGTGGTCTCGGCGACCCGCGAGGTCGTCGCCCAGACTCCCGGCGCGCGTGAAGCCGTCATCGGGATCGCCCTGTCGGGGCAGAGCCTCGGCGTCGTGCAGGTCGACGCCGCCGGAGAGCTCGTCGCCCGCGACACCCCGATCTGGTCGGACACCCGCGGTCGGACCGAAGACGTCTTCGCCCACCTCGACGAGGACGCGTGGTACCTGCGCACGGGCAACGGCTTCGGCGCGCAGTTGTACCCGGTGTTCAAGGCGCAGACGATGCGCACCGAGGATCCGGAGGGATGGGCACGCACCCGGTCCCTGCTCGGCTCGAAGGACTGGATCACCCTGCGGCTCACCGGCGAGGTCGCGACCGACCACTCCATGGCATCCGGGTCGGGCGCCTACGACCTCACCCGCGGCGACTACGACGACGCGATCCTCGACGCGGCCGAGCTCGACCGCTCCCTGCTCCCCGTCCCGCGCGAGTCGTCCGACGTCGTCGGGACGCTCCGGGCCGACGCCGCGGAGGCACTTGGGCTCCCCGCAGGGGTACCCGTGCACGCGGGGGCGGTCGACAACGCGGCGATGGCACTCGGCTCCCGCGGCACGACGGACGGTCGGATCTACGCCGCCCTCGGCTCCTCGAGCTGGATGACGGTGACCGCGAGCGCCCCCGTCCTCGACGTCGAGACCCGCCCCTACGTCTTCCGTCACGCCGTGCCGGGGCTCTACATCAGCGCGCTGTCGACGTTCAGCAGCGGCACGACGCTGACCTGGCTGCGCGACGTGATGCGTCCGGGTGCCGACATCGGCGCGTTCATCGACGGTGCGGCGGCGAGCCCGCGCGGCGCGCGAGGCGCCGTGTTCGTCCCGACGCTCGCGGGCGGCACCCCGCTCGAGGGCGGCAGCGGGGTGCGGGGACTCCTCGCCGGTGTCGAGCTCGGCACCGACGCCGACGACCTCGTGCGGGCATGCCTCGAGGGGGTGGCGTTCGCGCTCGACCGGAGCCTGCGTCACATCCGCACGCTCAGCGGACTGCCGTCCGACACCGACCTGCTCGTCTCGGGCGGGGGTAGTCGGTCCGCCGTCTGGAACCGGATCTACGCCGACGTGCTCGACACCCCGCTCGTGCGCACCACCGTCGACCAGCAGGCGGCGACCCTCGGCGCCGCCGCCCTCGTCTTCGCCGGGTCCGGGGTGTGGCCCTCCCTCGCCGCGGCGGACGACGCGCACGAGGTCGTCGACCGCGTGATCCCCGACCCCGACGGGGTGCGCGCTTATGCCGCGCTCCGTGACCGCTACACCGCGGCGGCCGACGCCGCGGTGGTCTTCGCCCGATCCACCCCTTCCCAGGAGAACGCATGA
- a CDS encoding SDR family oxidoreductase codes for MTSLPLVVITGASSGIGAATARAFSAAGHPLLLIARRLAPMQALGLPDAELAEADVTDTAAVAAAIARAEERFGPVDLLVNNAGLMALSAVAEQDPALVQEQFDVNCVALVKNSQLVLPGMQERRHGTIVNIGSIAGKQLYENHVVYNGTKYAVHAMTEGLRRENAAHGVRVLLVAPGMVDTALLSNTGEGDVLDGYREYKQSIGGGLVPDDIARAILAAYQLPQHVSFREIVVAPTSQDA; via the coding sequence ATGACCTCCCTTCCCCTCGTCGTCATCACCGGAGCCAGCTCCGGCATCGGTGCCGCGACCGCGCGCGCCTTCTCGGCCGCCGGACACCCGCTGCTCCTCATCGCGCGGCGCCTCGCCCCGATGCAGGCCCTCGGTCTTCCGGATGCCGAGCTCGCCGAGGCCGACGTCACCGACACCGCCGCGGTGGCCGCGGCCATCGCGCGCGCCGAGGAGCGGTTCGGTCCGGTCGACCTGCTGGTCAACAATGCCGGGCTGATGGCGCTGTCAGCGGTCGCCGAGCAGGACCCCGCGCTCGTGCAGGAGCAGTTCGACGTCAACTGCGTCGCCCTGGTGAAGAACAGCCAGCTCGTGCTCCCGGGCATGCAGGAGCGCCGTCACGGCACGATCGTCAACATCGGCTCGATCGCCGGCAAGCAGCTCTACGAGAACCACGTCGTCTACAACGGCACGAAGTACGCCGTGCACGCGATGACCGAGGGACTGCGGCGCGAGAACGCCGCGCACGGCGTCCGTGTGCTCCTCGTCGCCCCCGGAATGGTCGACACGGCCCTGCTCAGCAACACCGGCGAGGGCGACGTCCTCGACGGCTACCGCGAGTACAAGCAGAGCATCGGCGGCGGACTCGTGCCCGACGACATCGCCCGCGCGATCCTCGCCGCGTACCAGCTGCCCCAGCACGTGAGCTTCCGCGAGATCGTGGTCGCCCCGACGTCGCAAGACGCATGA
- the eda gene encoding bifunctional 4-hydroxy-2-oxoglutarate aldolase/2-dehydro-3-deoxy-phosphogluconate aldolase, giving the protein MSAAHDVLHGSRIVPVVVLDDASFAPDLADALQAGGIPTAEITLRTPAALDAIRAVAGRSGFAVGAGTVTTVAQVEAAVDAGATYLVSPGFDDAVVERAAELGIPFLPGVATATEIQRAIAAGLDRLKLFPAGAVGGPTALKAFAGPFPDVRFLPSGGVSSANAAEYLALGNVFAVSGSWMVPAAALAARDAETVRALSAEASAAASAI; this is encoded by the coding sequence ATGAGCGCCGCTCACGACGTGCTGCACGGCAGCCGGATCGTCCCCGTGGTGGTGCTCGACGATGCGTCCTTCGCGCCCGACCTCGCCGACGCGCTCCAGGCCGGCGGCATCCCGACCGCCGAGATCACCCTCCGCACCCCCGCCGCCCTCGATGCGATCCGCGCGGTCGCCGGACGATCCGGCTTCGCCGTCGGTGCCGGCACGGTGACGACCGTCGCCCAGGTCGAGGCGGCCGTCGACGCCGGCGCGACCTACCTCGTCTCACCGGGGTTCGACGACGCCGTGGTCGAGCGGGCGGCGGAGCTCGGCATCCCGTTCCTCCCCGGAGTCGCGACCGCGACCGAGATCCAGCGAGCGATCGCCGCGGGACTCGACCGACTCAAACTCTTCCCCGCGGGCGCCGTGGGCGGACCCACTGCGCTGAAGGCCTTCGCCGGGCCGTTCCCCGACGTGCGGTTCCTCCCGTCGGGTGGGGTGTCCTCCGCGAACGCCGCCGAGTACCTCGCCCTGGGCAACGTCTTCGCGGTGAGCGGGTCGTGGATGGTGCCGGCCGCAGCCCTCGCGGCACGGGATGCCGAGACCGTGCGCGCCCTGTCCGCCGAGGCGTCCGCGGCGGCCTCGGCGATCTGA
- a CDS encoding chitobiase/beta-hexosaminidase C-terminal domain-containing protein: MRRRRTALALTATTSVAAALLVPATAASAADEQRTVTVHLDQTVQEDYLGVGVNVIPWSLLEGTTKYGYDDADWEVDVERIHTLQPKVARIWFQIDWMELEKGQYDFESPEMLAFYRYLDAFKDAGTEVELNFGWKVGARVHDWFTIPGAPDPYISAPADLPAYGASASALLQNLFDRGYDNVDHLTFYNEPNGSWDFWAPGDEKAYYADMARAVSDRLAADGLRDDVQIWGPEEVNAVAWTQYMAENAGDVFDQYSFHLYGESYDAMGDAIAQRRAVIGDAPLNLSEMGWTNPGTSVWETGYANYIIRSANDGVHSNLIWQLNGVMTGDPAGDTNGSYNLWDSLILGLEPTAAFSEAGPLMRYVPAHSTVLGTEVSDADVRATAFRAPDGELTVLVETQSGSPKDVRVQFDGGDATADFTRIAYTDSIAQPGENALLPASSGTLTPDANAFTDSEIGDEHTYAIYTTAPAATQVEMTPVRTSVAGGTQVQLGANVIDGTGTPTWSVVGDDNGTIDANGLFTAPSVTTERTVAVRATLPDGEYGVAQVEVTPASTAGVTDAPVFSLERGVYDSIEAVTITSATPDAQIFYTTDGSEPAASSTPYTGQIFLEPLKTTYLRAVAVAPGADASGVTSRLYKVRDVQNAPDGYTFCQYADGGECAFDGEANVAFGSDGLLVFGTFTDGVDCAVASFGSNPNPGGDNRCFVNPDVSEEPPLVSILNAGFERPATGGTANGPMVNGWTFSARAGIQHNNSVFVPASPAPQGERTAYLKSDSGLASRIDQTVVFPAGTYAITFAAANRVGFGGQQEFDVEVDGQKLGHYVPVGGEYQYYETAPFTVTQGEHTISFVATTTEGDNTGFVDDIRVVAAGDADTTAPTVTVKEGAEFTQGDADAYDKVSFKLYDAGKIDRAVINGMVKDLTDNTWSDVNFVAPGVFGAVSGENTLVVYDVAGNSTTVTFTLR, translated from the coding sequence ATGAGACGACGGCGCACAGCCCTCGCCTTGACCGCGACGACGAGCGTCGCGGCCGCCCTGCTCGTTCCCGCGACCGCAGCCTCCGCGGCCGACGAACAGCGCACCGTCACCGTCCACCTCGACCAGACCGTGCAGGAGGACTACCTCGGCGTCGGCGTCAACGTCATCCCGTGGAGCCTCCTCGAGGGCACCACGAAGTACGGCTACGACGACGCCGACTGGGAGGTCGACGTCGAGCGCATCCACACCCTGCAGCCCAAGGTCGCCCGCATCTGGTTCCAGATCGACTGGATGGAGCTCGAGAAGGGCCAGTACGACTTCGAGAGCCCCGAGATGCTCGCGTTCTACCGCTACCTCGACGCGTTCAAGGACGCGGGCACCGAGGTCGAGCTGAACTTCGGATGGAAGGTCGGCGCGCGCGTCCACGACTGGTTCACCATCCCCGGAGCCCCCGACCCCTACATCTCGGCCCCGGCCGACCTGCCGGCCTACGGCGCCTCGGCATCCGCTTTGCTGCAGAACCTCTTCGACCGCGGCTACGACAACGTCGATCACCTCACGTTCTACAACGAGCCCAACGGCAGCTGGGACTTCTGGGCCCCGGGCGACGAGAAGGCGTACTACGCCGACATGGCTCGCGCGGTGAGCGACCGGCTCGCCGCCGACGGACTGCGCGACGACGTGCAGATCTGGGGCCCCGAAGAGGTCAACGCGGTGGCCTGGACGCAGTACATGGCCGAGAACGCCGGCGACGTCTTCGACCAGTACTCGTTCCACCTGTACGGCGAGTCGTACGACGCGATGGGGGATGCCATCGCCCAGCGCCGCGCCGTCATCGGCGATGCTCCGCTCAACCTCTCCGAGATGGGCTGGACCAACCCGGGCACCAGCGTCTGGGAAACCGGCTACGCGAACTACATCATCCGCAGCGCCAACGACGGCGTGCACTCCAACCTCATCTGGCAGCTCAACGGCGTCATGACGGGCGACCCCGCGGGCGACACGAACGGCTCCTACAACCTGTGGGACTCGCTCATCCTCGGTCTCGAGCCCACGGCCGCGTTCTCGGAGGCGGGCCCCCTCATGCGGTACGTGCCCGCGCACAGCACGGTGCTCGGCACGGAGGTGTCGGATGCCGATGTGCGCGCGACCGCGTTCCGCGCACCGGACGGCGAGCTCACCGTCCTCGTCGAGACGCAGTCGGGCTCGCCGAAGGACGTGCGCGTGCAGTTCGACGGCGGCGACGCGACCGCGGACTTCACCCGCATCGCCTACACGGATTCGATCGCGCAGCCCGGCGAGAACGCCCTGTTGCCGGCTTCGAGCGGAACCCTGACCCCGGATGCCAACGCCTTCACCGACTCGGAGATCGGCGACGAGCACACCTACGCCATCTACACGACGGCCCCCGCGGCCACGCAGGTCGAGATGACCCCCGTGCGCACCTCGGTCGCCGGCGGTACGCAGGTGCAGCTCGGGGCGAACGTCATCGACGGCACCGGCACGCCGACCTGGTCGGTGGTCGGAGACGACAACGGCACCATCGACGCGAACGGTCTGTTCACGGCCCCGTCCGTGACCACCGAGCGCACCGTCGCCGTGCGGGCCACGCTTCCCGACGGGGAGTACGGCGTCGCGCAGGTCGAGGTCACCCCGGCCAGTACGGCCGGTGTCACCGACGCTCCGGTGTTCAGTCTTGAGCGAGGCGTCTACGACTCGATCGAGGCCGTGACGATCACGAGCGCCACCCCCGACGCGCAGATCTTCTACACGACGGACGGCAGCGAGCCCGCGGCATCCTCCACCCCGTACACCGGGCAGATCTTCCTCGAGCCACTCAAGACGACCTACCTGCGCGCCGTCGCGGTGGCACCCGGGGCGGACGCATCGGGAGTCACGTCACGCCTGTACAAGGTGAGGGACGTGCAGAACGCGCCCGACGGGTACACCTTCTGCCAGTACGCGGACGGCGGCGAGTGCGCCTTCGACGGGGAGGCGAACGTCGCGTTCGGGTCGGACGGGCTCTTGGTCTTCGGCACGTTCACCGACGGCGTGGACTGCGCGGTCGCCTCCTTCGGCTCGAACCCGAACCCGGGCGGCGACAACCGCTGCTTCGTCAACCCGGACGTGTCGGAGGAGCCGCCGCTGGTGAGCATCCTCAACGCCGGGTTCGAGCGCCCCGCGACCGGCGGGACGGCGAACGGTCCGATGGTGAACGGCTGGACCTTCAGCGCTCGCGCCGGCATCCAGCACAACAACAGCGTGTTCGTTCCCGCCTCGCCCGCCCCGCAGGGCGAGCGGACGGCGTACTTGAAGAGCGACTCGGGGCTGGCCAGCCGCATCGACCAGACCGTGGTCTTCCCAGCCGGCACCTACGCGATCACGTTCGCCGCGGCGAACCGCGTCGGCTTCGGCGGCCAGCAGGAGTTCGACGTCGAGGTCGACGGGCAGAAGCTCGGTCACTACGTGCCGGTCGGCGGCGAGTACCAGTACTACGAGACGGCGCCCTTCACGGTGACGCAGGGCGAGCACACCATCTCGTTCGTGGCGACCACGACCGAGGGCGACAACACGGGATTCGTCGACGACATCCGCGTGGTCGCTGCCGGCGACGCGGACACCACGGCCCCGACAGTCACGGTGAAGGAGGGCGCGGAGTTCACCCAGGGCGACGCCGACGCCTACGACAAGGTGAGCTTCAAGCTCTACGACGCCGGCAAGATCGACCGCGCGGTCATCAACGGCATGGTGAAGGATCTGACCGACAACACCTGGTCCGACGTCAACTTCGTCGCCCCGGGCGTCTTCGGTGCGGTCTCGGGCGAGAACACGCTCGTGGTGTACGACGTCGCCGGGAACAGCACGACGGTGACGTTCACGCTGCGCTGA